One segment of Carya illinoinensis cultivar Pawnee chromosome 1, C.illinoinensisPawnee_v1, whole genome shotgun sequence DNA contains the following:
- the LOC122281018 gene encoding PHD finger protein ALFIN-LIKE 3-like isoform X1, with protein sequence MEGAAGLYNPRTVEEVFRDFKGRRAGMIKALTADVEEFYQQCDPEKENLCLYGFPSEQWEVNLPAEEVPPELPEPALGINFARDGMQEKDWLSLVAVHSDAWLLAVAFYFGARFGFDKADRKRLFNMINDLPTIFEVVTGAAKKQGKEKPSVSNHGGNKSKTNSKMQRASESQGKDSKASQTKDEDEVVDEEDEEDEHGETLCGACGENYASDEFWICCDICEKWFHGKCVKITPARAEHIKQYKCPSCSNKRVRP encoded by the exons ATGGAAGGAGCAGCAGGTCTCTACAACCCGCGAACAGTCGAGGAGGTTTTTAGGGATTTCAAGGGCCGCCGAGCTGGTATGATCAAAGCCCTGACAGCTG atGTTGAAGAATTCTATCAGCAGTGTGATCCAG AGAAGGAGAATCTGTGCCTTTATGGCTTTCCTAGTGAGCAATGGGAAGTCAATTTACCTGCTGAAGAAGTGCCCCCAGAGCTCCCAGAGCCTGCACTGGGAATTAACTTTGCGAGAGATGGCATGCAAGAAAAGGACTGGCTATCTTTAGTCGCTGTCCATAGTGATGCATGGCTGCTTGCTGTTGCCTTCTATTTTGGTGCTAGATTTGGATTTGATAAGGCTGACAG GAAGCGGCTCTTTAACATGATAAATGATCTCCCAACAATTTTTGAAGTGGTGACTGGTGCTGCAAAAAAACAAGGGAAGGAAAAGCCATCTGTCTCAAATCATGGTGgcaacaaatccaagacaaacTCCAAAATG CAGCGGGCATCAGAATCTCAGGGAAAAGATTCAAAGGCCTCACAGACAAAGGATGAGGATGAGGTCGTGGATGAGGAAGATGAGGAGGATGAGCATGGAGAGACCTTGTGTGGAGCATGTGGGGAGAATTATGCGTCAGATGAATTCTGGATTTGCTGTGACATCTGTGAGAAGTGGTTCCATGGCAAGTGTGTAAAGATTACACCAGCTAGGGCTGAGCATATTAAGCAGTACAAGTGTCCATCCTGCAGCAACAAGAGAGTTCGCCCTTGA
- the LOC122281018 gene encoding PHD finger protein ALFIN-LIKE 3-like isoform X2, with protein MEGAAGLYNPRTVEEVFRDFKGRRAGMIKALTADVEEFYQQCDPEKENLCLYGFPSEQWEVNLPAEEVPPELPEPALGINFARDGMQEKDWLSLVAVHSDAWLLAVAFYFGARFGFDKADRKRLFNMINDLPTIFEVVTGAAKKQGKEKPSVSNHGGNKSKTNSKMRASESQGKDSKASQTKDEDEVVDEEDEEDEHGETLCGACGENYASDEFWICCDICEKWFHGKCVKITPARAEHIKQYKCPSCSNKRVRP; from the exons ATGGAAGGAGCAGCAGGTCTCTACAACCCGCGAACAGTCGAGGAGGTTTTTAGGGATTTCAAGGGCCGCCGAGCTGGTATGATCAAAGCCCTGACAGCTG atGTTGAAGAATTCTATCAGCAGTGTGATCCAG AGAAGGAGAATCTGTGCCTTTATGGCTTTCCTAGTGAGCAATGGGAAGTCAATTTACCTGCTGAAGAAGTGCCCCCAGAGCTCCCAGAGCCTGCACTGGGAATTAACTTTGCGAGAGATGGCATGCAAGAAAAGGACTGGCTATCTTTAGTCGCTGTCCATAGTGATGCATGGCTGCTTGCTGTTGCCTTCTATTTTGGTGCTAGATTTGGATTTGATAAGGCTGACAG GAAGCGGCTCTTTAACATGATAAATGATCTCCCAACAATTTTTGAAGTGGTGACTGGTGCTGCAAAAAAACAAGGGAAGGAAAAGCCATCTGTCTCAAATCATGGTGgcaacaaatccaagacaaacTCCAAAATG CGGGCATCAGAATCTCAGGGAAAAGATTCAAAGGCCTCACAGACAAAGGATGAGGATGAGGTCGTGGATGAGGAAGATGAGGAGGATGAGCATGGAGAGACCTTGTGTGGAGCATGTGGGGAGAATTATGCGTCAGATGAATTCTGGATTTGCTGTGACATCTGTGAGAAGTGGTTCCATGGCAAGTGTGTAAAGATTACACCAGCTAGGGCTGAGCATATTAAGCAGTACAAGTGTCCATCCTGCAGCAACAAGAGAGTTCGCCCTTGA